A window of Ooceraea biroi isolate clonal line C1 chromosome 9, Obir_v5.4, whole genome shotgun sequence genomic DNA:
TTCTTCTCCTCGCGTCAAATTCGTGAGCtacaacaaaataatttgCCACATATAATACAGGTAATTGTCcaacatataatacataggAGAAATACGTCAAACGTAATACATACTATaggtgaaaaaaaaaaacataccagCCATATAAGGAATCTCGATAAGCATTGCTGAGACGAGATATACGCATTCAAGCAGTTCCAGATTAATATGCATGTGGAAAGGCATTTGCCTCTGTTTCTCGATTTTCTCCTGCTCTTTGCTGCGCTCGTGCTGGCGCTGTGGAAGCAGACCTTGTGCAAGAAGTTCCTTCACTTTGCCTGTAACCATTAAGTCGACCAAGCAGTTGTGGGCATCCTTGATATTCGCGTGACGGAATGCACATAATCCCAAATGAGCGATCGTACGATTGTACAGAATCTAGAATTATTAGAATGTGTGTTAATTTTGTGTCCATATTATTCTgtagtataataaaagtgtaagAGAAAAATTCAATACCTGTGTGGCTGGATCGGAATGCTGTATAGTTTCCTGCAGATGTGACATCAGAATCAAGTCGCGAGCGTGGAACCAATTATCGTGAAGGGCATGGTGATAGATGTGCGAAAGAATCGCACGAGTTCTCAGCCGATCAGTATTATCATGAGCGTATACGTATTTGCACAATTTCTCCATGATTTGCACGGATGTGATTGCGTCTGATTCCAGTTCACCCTAAGGAAGATAATCATGATGCAGTGATTCTGATAAAGCAAAATCTTTCGCATAAACATTCACGACTTTTCACCTCCTTTTGTTTCAGCACGTTTGaatcaaatttgtaatacagGTGCTCGACTTTGCGCAGATAGACGCGACAAAGTTCGGATACAGTGCCTTGTCTCTCCAAATATTCTTGCACTTTATCAATTATGGCAGCTACTTGCTTCTCATCTTTCAATCTGTAATAAGAGTGGATGGtaataagtaaaaaaagaGCAGCGGTCTATACGTTACACATTGGACTCTCGTTACCTCTCTACATATTCGTTGCTGTGTGGATCACACTCCTTCAGCAATTTTATAAACTCCTCGTCGAGACGCTCCACCAACGTCAATACGCAGCCATGCATCTTGTAAGGTGGCGTCTCGAACTCTTCCATTTCTTCCGTGATTGTTTCCGCTATTACCATATCCGTGTTGTTCAGTAACATGTTCAGCATCTCGGTAATCCGCTCCAAAATTctgtttaaaaagaaatatcattattttacagTAAATGTGCAATTCAACTCAATCTTTCTCAGTTAGACGTACTTGGCCCAATATTCAGGTTTCATAGCGTCGGAAACTTTGGGATTGTAGTCAAATATGGAAGAGACGAtggaaaacttaatttttacaGCTACTGCCGGACCGAGAGTGTGCGCATCGGCTATCGATTGCAACTCGTGCAGGAGCTCTATTTGCTCTCGTCTATCAGTGCGCTTTTTGCCGCGAGCTGCTATTATCTCGGAGAGTTTCTTCAGCACCGCGCCGATATTGATCTCGGCATCCTTGGCGAACATCTTTGGCTTCTCGGATGGAATAGCCACGCCACCTTTGACGGTCTCCCATTCGCCTTCGCCGTCATCTTCATCGCGTTTCTTTTTACGTTCCTTCTCCTTACGTTCCTTTCGCTgttcctttctttttgttttgtcctcgtcctcctcctgcGTCGAAGCTCTATGTAAACGAAACATTTcacattatataatgtaattttaataaatccaTTTTTGATGTTACATCTATCACAAGATCATACTTTTTGATGAAACGTTCGCGGATATTCTGATATTGGCCTTCATCGTCGCTACTGGTACTTTCGCTGTCAGAATCGCTACCCCAGTCAGATTCGCTTTCGCTACCCTCTTCGCCATCAGTTACCCCTTTCTGTAATGTAACGTAGGAGAAAGTTGAAACTTGATGAAAAACTAAATACTTTGCGCTATTTATAGGAAGTTATAGGAAACCTTAAACTTGGCCACATCAGGTTCACTAGCCTCTGAGCCTGCCTTCTTGAAAGCTACAGCGctatcctcttcttcttcagaTTCTATAACTTCTTCAGCTAAAGTCATGaaacgttatatttattatttaaaaaaaaatatgatatgtaAATACTCATATAATTACAaacctttctcttcctcttcatcgTCATCTTGATCGGGATTCTCTCTAAATTTGCTTATGTCTTCTTCAAAATCCTTGTTATATTTACGTAACTTTTGACGTATTGTTGAAAGGGATttggaattatttttcgacATATTTTTGCGTCCATCACGATCTTCCCATACTTCGTTAATAAAGTCCTCCATTTCTACTAAACATCGAATGTAGAATCGTGGGGTTTGTCCGAGTTCCTCCTTTGTAACGACAGGTAGGGCTTTTTGGTAAGCGCGCATCAGATCTTCAAAAcctaataataaagaaataaatatatgtgagACTCTTTTCTATGTAGTTTCAACATAGAGGAGCTTTACAACATTGAATTACTTACTGGACAGCATACTGCtcatatctttaattttcttgtaGTTCCTAATGAGCTTTATAAGATTAGCAATCTCTTCATATCTCTTCTCCTTGGTGGAGCGTACAACTCGTTTTGTTTCCTCTTCATCATCGCTAAACTATATAAAgatgtttcaataaaatggcaAAAGGAAAAGTTCCTATATAAATACACATTAAAGAACTTTCTTTGTAtctgttttaaatatattacatacagtAAAAGCTGTCGCTGGCGCTCTTTGCACCTGCTCCTCCTCAGATGCGCTTTCGGATTCGGAATCCGAACCAGTTGCAAAGAAACGACTCATGATGATGGATGCTCTACAATTATGTGCACAAaatagtaatagtaaatatatgatcttattaaatatatttattacaattaactcatagttttaataatgttataatacaacgtgacaaatgttttttaataatttcgcgaGTGCCGAGGCCGCGTATGTGTTAACATCTGCGTCTTCTTGTATCTACCATAAGATACAAGaaaatcttataaaatataaatctaataaagATGTTGAATTTTATGATCGTGTATTAGCACAATACAAAGTAATTGCAAACAAGAGccttcaaatataattttaaattattacgtaCCGATTTTCTCGATAAAAAGGACACGTCACAAGAGTAGAAAATTCACAATATTAAAACTCGACCAAGGGGGTTAGCTAAAGCACGGCGAGTTGATACTTGGCAAGGTGGATGAATAGAGACCCTTGCGGAATAGAAATCGGCCGAATGAACGTAAAATGATCGAACCAATCACGAGCGTTCCGCCAATTCCGCATTGCGCATATTGCATTACAGGGTCTCTAGTGGACGAAGTGGACTGGACGCCATCTAGAGCCATTAGTCCAAGATCAgatagagaaaaatatcaatagTATTTATATGTCAAACGCATCGCATCtaaatattcatgtattaTGGTTTAAATCAGCGTCTGCTGCGATTTCAcaaaatataaagttaaagaataaataagaCATTGCACGATATCATTTTAATtgacaaaaatatcatttctgaTCAATCAATAGCTACAGCATATAAACGAGTATACTGCTCGAGTATAAATCTCgaatattttcatgtaaatgtttgtacagattaaatttgataaatcgcAATTTCACGCCTCggaaatattctttaattttaaagacAACTGTAAAATTTTAGGCTGAATTTTCAAACGATGACGCACCGTGCGTATGATTCATCAAATCTGCATCCTGCTTTTGTACTTTCTCGCaattctctcctcttctctccaACAAGTATACGTCTGTTTACTTCAATTCGAGTGCAGAAGGTGTAGGACAGCGCGGAATCAAGAGGAACGAACCTGGCTGTGACGTATCCGCACCAGTCAAACGCGAAAAGAACATGGCGACGGTGGTCTCGTAGCAGTGGATGCTCTCTCTCGGCAATCGCAATTTTGTTAGTGTTCTCGACGTAATTCCGAAGTAATTGTAAATCGTCCGGTAAGTCGTGAAAACCAGGACACAATGAGCTTCTTCAGCAAGGTGTTCGGCGGCAAGAAGGAGTCGGCCGCTCCGTCGACGGCCGAGGCGATTCAGAAATTGCGCGAGACAGAGGATATGCTGATAAAGAAGCAGGACTTTCTGGAGACGAAAATAGAGAATGAGATGATGATTGCGAAGAAAAATGCGTCAAAGAACAAGCGAGGTACGACCGCCACTCTTACCGCGTGTCGTTTGTCGTTTTTCGAATTTCGTAGCTTGTACGAGTAGCTGTCAGACTGTTGGTCATCTCGTTTTCatagttattttatttgtgcttCGTTATCATTGAGTTATAGCCGTCCGCTTTAAATTCCTTGCAG
This region includes:
- the LOC105276214 gene encoding eukaryotic translation initiation factor 3 subunit C, whose product is MSRFFATGSDSESESASEEEQVQRAPATAFTFSDDEEETKRVVRSTKEKRYEEIANLIKLIRNYKKIKDMSSMLSSFEDLMRAYQKALPVVTKEELGQTPRFYIRCLVEMEDFINEVWEDRDGRKNMSKNNSKSLSTIRQKLRKYNKDFEEDISKFRENPDQDDDEEEEKAEEVIESEEEEDSAVAFKKAGSEASEPDVAKFKKGVTDGEEGSESESDWGSDSDSESTSSDDEGQYQNIRERFIKKASTQEEDEDKTKRKEQRKERKEKERKKKRDEDDGEGEWETVKGGVAIPSEKPKMFAKDAEINIGAVLKKLSEIIAARGKKRTDRREQIELLHELQSIADAHTLGPAVAVKIKFSIVSSIFDYNPKVSDAMKPEYWAKILERITEMLNMLLNNTDMVIAETITEEMEEFETPPYKMHGCVLTLVERLDEEFIKLLKECDPHSNEYVERLKDEKQVAAIIDKVQEYLERQGTVSELCRVYLRKVEHLYYKFDSNVLKQKEGELESDAITSVQIMEKLCKYVYAHDNTDRLRTRAILSHIYHHALHDNWFHARDLILMSHLQETIQHSDPATQILYNRTIAHLGLCAFRHANIKDAHNCLVDLMVTGKVKELLAQGLLPQRQHERSKEQEKIEKQRQMPFHMHINLELLECVYLVSAMLIEIPYMAAHEFDARRRMISKTFYQQLRSSERQSLVGPPESMREHVVAAAKAMRNGNWSACNNFIINEKMNAKVWDLFYQASKVREMLTRLIKEESLRTYLFTYSHVYDSISMPKLADMFQLKRPIVHSIISKMIINEELMASLDDPTGTVVMHRSEPSRLQSLAVQLTDKVNNFVDSNERIFEMKQGNFFSRGNQGNFRDRQNYGRQGQDWGRQRRDRDRDRDRNREESRNY